The Sneathiella limimaris region TCCTATATCAATATTAGATTAACCTTAATTTTATGTAAGTCTCCCAGTATAAGCCATTTCTTGAGAATAAAAACGAAAATTATCACTAAATGAATTAAAAAATTGAATAAAATCCCATTTAATTTCTTCTGATTGGTCAGAATCTTAAGAATCGCCCCTTTTTAACTTGAGATTCTAATTTTGAGTTCCTATGTACCCTCAAAATCAGTGATGCGTCTTGCAGGTCCCGCCTGCACGTGGCATACACTTACAAAAATTTTGGGATCGTATGTCGCAATTTAAGGGGTAAGAGCTTGAGAACTGTCAGCTTGATATTGGTTCTTATGGCCGTATGGCTGTTATTGTCTGGTATTTATACCCCGTTGATCATTGGATTTGGTATTGGCTCCTGCATATTGGTGGCGCTGATAGCTCGACGTATGGATGTCATTGACCACGAAGGCCTTCCAGTACAACTCGGATATCAAATCGTTTTGTACTGGGTTTGGTTAATCGTTGAGATCGTGAAAGCAAACATCGATGTTGCCAAATGCGTTCTGTTCCCCAAAAAACATCTGAGACCCAGCCTATTTGTTTCCCGAATTTCCCAGAAAAGTGACCTTGGTAAAGTGATTTATGCAAATTCTGTCACCCTGACCCCCGGCACAGTGACTGTTGACCTATATGAAGATAATATTTTGGTTCACGCACTGACCGAAGCATCAGCTGAAGGTGTCAAAAGTG contains the following coding sequences:
- a CDS encoding Na+/H+ antiporter subunit E, with translation MRTVSLILVLMAVWLLLSGIYTPLIIGFGIGSCILVALIARRMDVIDHEGLPVQLGYQIVLYWVWLIVEIVKANIDVAKCVLFPKKHLRPSLFVSRISQKSDLGKVIYANSVTLTPGTVTVDLYEDNILVHALTEASAEGVKSGDMDQRVTRVMGEA